Proteins encoded by one window of Arachis ipaensis cultivar K30076 chromosome B04, Araip1.1, whole genome shotgun sequence:
- the LOC107636640 gene encoding uncharacterized protein LOC107636640 — protein sequence MLRNFTKKKDLIRSGATRFATAYLILTCLHDNKEPLMTMFTSDAWKTAKVTSTLEGIRVQNTALDSRLLKNIVICLKTAAPLITVLRLVDTDEKPAMGFIFEGMRKSKETIKTNFGCVKKSYEPIWKIINGRWESQVHRPLHAAAYYLNPHYHYEPNFMVDDANIKIGLYSCLRKLVHTKRRNQLHQKKMNDLVYVMYNLKLKGKQIRKTLELEFDAVHSDDDVNENLAESVEHSHLPTNDNTNDDPNSNEFAIPSMNSNEFNMGERGENEFIGDPQQNLMEEEDEHVNDDDFIGRIEPEPERHDVSDEDGEDDDVDAMEDEDIGVFQF from the exons ATGTTGAGAAATTTTACAAAGAAAAAGGACTTGATTCGATCAGGTGCCACAAGATTCGCCACTGCCTATTTGATTCTCACTTGTCTTCATGATAATAAAGAACCATTGATGACTATGTTTACTTCTGATGCTTGGAAGACAGCTAAGGTTACATCAACGCTTGAAGGAATAAGAGTCCAAAACACGGCCTTGGATAGTAGGCTATTGAAGAATATTGTCATATGCCTCAAGACTGCTGCTCCTCTCATTACAGTCCTTCGCTTAGTAGATACTGATGAAAAACCAGCCATGGGTTTCATATTTGAAGGCATGAGAAAATCCAAAGAAACAATCAAGACTAACTTCGGTTGTGTTAAAAAGAG TTATGAACCTATATGGAAAATTATTAATGGAAGGTGGGAAAGCCAAGTGCATAGGCCATTGCATGCTGCTGCGTATTATCTTAATCCTCATTATCACTATGAACCTAATTTCATGGTTGATGATGCTAACATTAAGATTGGTCTATATAGTTGTTTAAGAAAATTG GTTCATACAAAGAGAAGAAATCAGTtgcatcaaaagaaaatgaatgatTTAGTGTATGTGATGTATAATTTGAAGTTAAAGGGCAAGCAAATTAGAAAAACTCTAGAACTTGAATTTGATGCAGTGCATTCTGATGATGATGTTAATGAGAATCTTGCTGAAAGTGTTGAGCATTCTCACTTGCCAACGAATGACAATACTAATGATGATCCAAATAGTAATGAATTTGCTAttccaagtatgaatagtaaTGAATTCAACATGGGTGAGAGAGGTGAGAATGAGTTCATTGGGGATCCACAACAAAATTTAATGGAGGAAGAAGATGAACAtgtgaatgatgatgattttATTGGCCGTATCGAACCTGAACCTGAAAGACATGATGTTTCTGATGAAGATGgtgaagatgatgatgttgatgccatggaagatgaagatattggagTATTTCAGTTTTAG